The following is a genomic window from Mya arenaria isolate MELC-2E11 chromosome 4, ASM2691426v1.
CTTTATTGAATGGTTAAGCCTTAATTGAAGGACTCTTAAAGAACAATCGCCGccataacatttacatttttcatttctgaCTCAACAATGCTCTGAAAGGttgataaaattaacaaaatctCAACATGTAATTGATGGACAAAGAATGTATGGGTAAAAATGACAGTTAAATGGACATTTGTGGTCTGAAGGGGTCTTTCAATGTTTACCTACAGAAGTAGTGATATTTTAACTAACAATAGTAATGACAGCCTTCGCATACCACTGACGAATTATCTTCGCATTAGGTTTGCTTCTATGGTGATATTTATTTAGTGAAAACCTTTAAGTGTACAATTTGGTTTCTTTCTATCGTATATTTTATCACCACAAATACCTACACGGagttcaaaatataacattatctTAAGCCCATTTGAAGCTTTGTATTAAATGCTCTTTAGCAATTGTGTTATTTCATTCAGCGCTTTTTGTGCATCTTAAACCAAATATCTGAAGTGAGAAGTTTGGAACGAAAGATCAGACGATGAGACGAATAAAAAAGACAGTCATTTAGTTAAAGTTATTGTAACAATGTTAAGATGGTTGTTGAATGATTACGGACAAGCATTTGGTAACCAACCCAGCAAAGAAGTTGGGCTATTTTCTTTGTGATGAAAAGATGTTTTGGAGACTTTTGACCTTTTCAATTTGGCGTCAGCGAAAACGTTTAATTGCAGATTCTGGCCGTAAAATGACAACAACGATAAAATGATGCTAAAAGCTTTCGGAGTCTGCCCTGCGTCCGAGGGCGCTCGATAATTGGTTCTTTTTCAATGCTAACCGCAGACAAAACTGGACAAAAAGAACACTGACCAAATTGAGCGAAGATTTCACAATTGATAACAGTGACAATTATAACCTTGGTCTCAGTTCTGGCCAAAAACTTGGGGCCTCGTGAAAGCTTGGGCTAAATGAGACGAACTCGTGCTAAACGAAACCGGGCAACCCGGGCTACTTTTGTTACATGGTTCGGTATAAAATATCACATCAATTAAGGGTCTTCAATGAGTTATAAGGGTGAATTCAGGGTTCTAAAATTTCACAAGAGGTTAAAGGGTACCGCTGTAATGACCCCTCGGGTTCAGTTACAAAGAAAATTAATGTCATAGAAAAGATGACTAAGATTTTATACTTTTAAGAACAACAATGTTCTTGAAACATTACTGCCATTCTCGACCGTGACAAACAtggcaaaaataaaatgaactttgTCGTTTGGAAAATTATCTCTATCATGAAAAGTGGGTGTTAACATAAATGTACCTTCAGGTAAAACAGATTTTATGTTAATGCTTAGGAATGCATATCGTTTTTTCACATACCTAAATTTTCAGCGACCATATCTATGCGAAAACGCTGACTCAACATGCTAAACACTTATATACTGGCAATTAAACGAGTTTTATTACATGACAGTAATGCAGTTCGCTGTCACGTGACTGCCTTCAACAAACGTGGGACAAAATCTTACTTTAAGCTGAAACAAGTTGAACAACGAATATGACAGCAACATTGAGTTTTCGtatctaaatttaaaaatgcgTGTGAACCTTAAATGTGGCAAATCCTATTGACAACGGTTCCTTTATCCATGGTGTGTTTGTCTGGGTTCATACCTATGGTAAAACGTCCGGGATCCCACAAGAAGCCCAAGTTTGAACAGGAAAAGGGCTATACAATTTCGCATACCACAGTCCGCGTGAATTATTTGTTAACTTTGTATTTTGACTAGTTTAAGTGGATAGCCCGTATTTTGCTTCATGCCCGTTCACCCGGGGGTATTATTATATACTTTGTTTGGGCATGTTTCAAAATCGGGGATGTGTGAGGTTTCCGACGAAACAATTGttgaacaaaaaatgtgtttttcatgttttatgtatttaggAAATGCCAGCATGTCAGCACATTCATGAGAAATCATGGGATCCCGAAAGGGCACCACATGTTTTTTGGGGGTTTAACTGAAATGTCATCATTTTGTAGCGgtgaaaaaaaattcattcatGATCATCTGTGGCCTACAGCATTTCATGATGTTTGAACATGCAGTTTAACATTCATGTTCGTGTTTGTCTGTGATAAAAATGCGCCAAGCCAATGGCCACATTCAATAAAGAAGTTGATTTTCTGATCTAATCGCTGGTAATCATGAGAACAACCTGCAGGATGAATACAGTTAACGGCCATGGgccttaaaaataaacaaaaggctCACTTTACGCCTTTTACGTTGGTTACTAGGTTTAGTTAGTTAATTCATGAATGTTACCATGTTTGGGCTTGCCATGCTGTTTAATGGGTTTGTACAATAATTCTCTTAAGGATGGGTAGTCTGTCTTGgtaatttgaaacaaagaaaagGATGGGTTGCGTAGAGAAAGTTGTTCTTTCAAAGCGAGTAGTAAAATTTGAACTGGAAACCGTTAAGGTCCTTTTATATTCCCTTACATTATTTCTCTGTTTATTCAATGCAAATTGTCAATTTGAGACCTTCAAACACTACGATGTGTCCATGAGATTTCATCAATGTGAAAATACGTTTGAATGTCACAATGTTTTTTGGTGTTTATGTAATATTTCTTCGTTTTGGGGGCAATCAAGGATTAGAATTCAGTTCGTAATATATTCtagtaaatatattcaaatgattgAATACTGTCGTGATTATAAATGTGCGGGAGACAACATTAACATCgtcgaaaaaaataatcagatatGCCCTGCtgtcattgttaaaaaaatctttcGACAAATTATAACGTATTTCAAGGACTTACTAGATTCACATATGATTTCCCTCTGCTTTCGTTGCCGGCAACAGTAGCACAAGACAATGCTGCTGATGACCGCCGCGACGCCTGCTACGACAAGGACGCCGACCAGCACAAAGGTGATCACAAACCACCGGTCCTCGCCGCTTACGTCCGTTAAAACCACCGTGGACGCCGTCCGGCTCTCAGCGGCGGCATTGGATGTCTGAGATTCGGATGTAATGGTAGCCTTGACGGGTTCCGCGGGGAGTGGATTGGAGTTGTGGAACATAGACCACGGGAATGGGCCGCACTCCGTATCACGGTTGTCGTGGCAGAGACGCAGCGCAACCTGGCCATCTGGACATGCCCGACACGGAACGCACGTGCGCGCCTCGTTGTTGTAGAATTCAAGCTCGCCACATGTCTGTGACACGGAACCCGCTACCCCGCATGCCACCAGACTCAGGGCTATAATGACAACTCTGTAGGCCATctgaaaaacacaaataaataattagtGTGCGAAATTCGTGTGCATACGATTGATACTAAATTATCAAGTTATTGTGATTAGATATATCATTAGATATCCTGCTACTAAAAATGGCCATGTTGGACATGAAAATGTTTAGAGTGTTAATCTAAAATTACATAAACGGAGGCGTCATGACTATGGTActtctttatgtgttttttttcaaaagaatttcattttaatagttAAAGAACTCACTTTTTATTAAAGATTGCTAGGTGAGAGACTTATTTCGTCTCATTACGCGCAATCTCATTAAAGGTATATTAGAACTTGGAAAAGgactagtttttttttcattaaacacaTCTGGTTAAAggtgttcttttttaaatggcgttgaaaaattaattaatttatatggACACATTAATGTTTTCGTTTCTCGTTCGTGGTTctaatttattgtatataattaatttgttgaatgtttgaactgaactaaatgtgtgtttttttctgttctcTTCTGTCAGGACAGATAGGTTCATCAATTCTTCCAAGTGGGTACGAATGAGTCAACAGATTGGAAATCAAATAATCAACTTTTGTCAAAagatattaaacaaaactgtgTTGCCCTTCGATCCTTTCATTTTAACCACATCTTATAAAATTAAAGGGAATCACTATTGACTAATAAACTGTTCTTTTTAAAGGCTTGTGACAGTAAAATTACTCAAAGGTAtaaagtttaaaagaaaaacacgaACTCCAGCGGACCCTTAAAAAATCGCTTAAATATTTTCCAGTGAGTCAAAAACTTTCGTCTGTAAAATGACTTTAATTCAATGCTCTGGATTTGACAAATGTGTGTAgacctttaaaacattaatcatTTGTGTAAGAAAGAAAATTTCTGTTATCAAAGAAAttagttttgtatttacttGAACTAGCATCCAAATTATGTTTACGTGGACGTACATGTATGTACGTTCCAACATTTAATTCAGTATTCATTAAACGCCGACATTCCCCAGTACAGAAAGGTCATAGCTAATAAGCACTGGCCCCACCCCCGTCACTTGAAAGAAAGATTATTACTGGCCAATGttcaaatttttaaatttatcagtGATGTAACGTATAAAACCATCCTTAAACCCAGATTACACTTTTTAAGAATGGGAATTTCCTAAACATCTCATCTGATATCAGTATTGCgcaagttatatatatagaAACAGCATCGTGATGCAACTGTTATCTGCACTCATGCATTCTTCATTCATTATTTACCtcgtttacatattttatttagaaactcATCATGGAACGtttataacataacaacaaaGCAGAAATGAATTACCatgcttaaaattaaacaagaacagaaatgacgatgatgatgatgatgataatgatgatggtgatggcgGTGATGATGATTGTTCTTGTAGTTGTCGTGGTGaaggtgatggtggtgatgatgatgatgatgatgatgatgatgatgatgatgatgatgatggtggtggtggtggttgtgatggtgatgatgatgacgacgacgacggcggcgatgatgatgatgattatgatgatgataatgtagttgttgatgatgatgaatatgtTATACTTCTTTTcaaaaaacacaccattttGAATAGAATGAATCGTGCTTAATTTGCCAGAAAAGTATAAGTTTTATCTTTTGAACTAGCTGCAGCAGCTGCGTTATACCAGGATGACGTGTGCTCTAAAACTGCGTGTCTAGACTAATGATCTTTGTTAAACATACCAGATTTAATTAACATGaatatgacatttattataatCGTAGCGATGTAACAAGTAGCTTACCTTTCACTTGTTATATATCCCGTGAAAAAGATTTTTCTGAATGAAAAAATCCTTTATTTCCAGTTAACTTTTCACTTCTTTTCCACTATAAAACTTCCTGACACTCGGTCTGACGTTTAGCTTTCGACTGCAGACGATTTATTAAGAGCAGACGACAAATAATCCCATGTGCTGGATTACAAGTCCGTACCTGTCCGATTCACCGTGATGTCACAGCAGTTAGCCAATCAGAACgcgatattttaatatatgcgAACAGAAATGTTTGCTTTATCGCTAAAAATAACAGAATTTATTCTTTTTCAGCGTTTGCTCTGTTCATTCATGAAATCTCGCATAGTTTTGTTATCAAGATTCACAATCAAGTCGTGGCCCGTTCAAGATGCGATTTCACATGGTTTAAAATTACCTTATTTTATGGTTTTATGTAAAAGCTCTATTCTTTAGGTTACTTAAGTAACTCGCATTACTCATCGTGATTGAAAGATGATTGAGAAAATACTCAAACGACAATGAAGTTGTCAAAGTTCTCACAAACTGTGACACGTCGAAACATCTTCATCAGaagcaattaattaattaattgttgtCGTCTGACCCCATTAACgaatacattaatatttatacagaTGCATAGAGTAGACAGATAATATATTATAAGAACTTTTTGAGATGGCAAAACAAATCTGGTTAAATCTTTTTATACAACTTATGTATTGaacttgtaatatttttaaattgttattattttagcCTATTTTACGATACAGTATTATTAAAGGAAGTATtaagtctgaactcagactggAGATTGATAGTTATTATAGccaataatttatattgaaaaataataataatattaatgcatttttcacaatcctttttttttttttaaatctttatggtttttattgaaatatatttgagcTAAATAAACTTCCATACAAAGTATGCTGATCATGGACAATTTTTTTAGAGTACAtgcaattttataatttattcgattttattgaaattccttttttacatatttaaaacaaaaatgtatacttatTAAACATCATACGCACAAAGCtcttataaaactttaaaattaattctAGTTTGATAAATACTGTGTGCAGTTTGGACATATTCAAGTAGCGCTTCCCAAGTTAAAAAGAGACACtttcatttcagttttaaaattcaaagcaatttattttcttgCGACGTCCAAtttcaaaaactttgaaaaattaataaagtaaaaatgacaGGACAAGGGGCATTGTAAATTGTCACTAATGCCTTTGTCCACATAGTCTCAATGGCCGATGATATTCGTGATGGCTTCGGTACTCACAAACTCGATAAAATAGATAAAGGTCCGGCTATGAATCATAACATGACGATATCGCTATTTTTGGAGGTTCTGTAAAATATCATTGAATTTTAATAAGAAGGAAATTTATCTTGTATCTTAAGAGCTTTATACTGAATTAAGGAACCACTAAATATCATCTATTCACATTTCaagttaaaataatatgaaatggaaattattgtttttggaggttctgttaaataatattgaatttgataaaaaggaaATTAATGTAAAGTGCTTTCAACTGAATTTAAGGACTACTAAATATCATCTATTCAAATTTCAggttagaaaaaaataatatgaagtggaaaaaaaaaataaggaacTGAACATATGTGAACGGGCGTTTTATTTGGGCAAAGATGAATTTGTACTGATTTTTTTCCGGCTTTTATTTTCCTTTCGAAACTTAACATTTAAGAATGGCCATAGAATGATCAAATTAGGCAAAAAGCTGTTATTTTCgtgtttaaaggttttattaacTGGCGAAACTAAACATGAGGGTCCGACAAAGTCATTTTGCTCTTACATGAGTGTTTCTTTGTTCGATAAGTGTTTTTCACACACCAATTAAAGTGCGTTTGTCGGCTATTTCCTGCCGTGAAAATGCGtcaattcttttaaaaacacGTTGACGGCGGGTGAAAATCCACTCTGGCCTCTTTCCTTTTGATATCTGTTGTGGACAGATTGACCAATTAGATATTCTTTAATAGCAATTAAGTTCAAAGTTAAGCCAATCCGAGCATCGTGAGAAGTTGCATGCATATTTGATAAACTTCACACCTTGTTTTCGCagattttctaaaatgcattttactgACGCTGCTAAGATAACACCGTTTTTTAGGTCAACAAAGTTAGGAGATtagcattaaaaaataaaatagtttattgcTGCTGTTAAGATAACAGCATTTTATGCAATCAAAGAAACGAGATTATATTCGgctaaaaatgtgttttcttttcaataacATGTTGATTTGACACAATGATGAAAACGATACCGCCCCGTAGAAGCCATGTAGGGAGAAACGATTCATTTACAAAGCTAAAATTATTTGCACACAAATCTTGATGCACTCTTTCAATGGTCCGCATTGCGTTGTCGGGCCTCTTGTGGTGTCGTtcttttgttaatatttcagaaaaataatatcGGTGGCCACATTTAACCGTATACTTAAACCTAGAAATGCCTAAAAGTGGCGTGAACAGGCTGGGGTGAGAATAGTTTACCTTAGTAACCACGGCTTTTCACATGTAAATTAGAAACACGGAGcaacacatatatacacatgcacGACGAGA
Proteins encoded in this region:
- the LOC128229753 gene encoding uncharacterized protein LOC128229753, with product MAYRVVIIALSLVACGVAGSVSQTCGELEFYNNEARTCVPCRACPDGQVALRLCHDNRDTECGPFPWSMFHNSNPLPAEPVKATITSESQTSNAAAESRTASTVVLTDVSGEDRWFVITFVLVGVLVVAGVAAVISSIVLCYCCRQRKQREIICESTYVTTPLRQGDYIEQFQLVRET